A region of Saccopteryx leptura isolate mSacLep1 chromosome X, mSacLep1_pri_phased_curated, whole genome shotgun sequence DNA encodes the following proteins:
- the KCNE5 gene encoding potassium voltage-gated channel subfamily E regulatory beta subunit 5, protein MNCSESQRLRTLLSRLLLDLHHRGNASGLGTGPGPSIGMGAVPDPFLDREVTSAKGDDAYLYILLIMIFYACLAGGLILAYTRFHKLVEAKDELSQACPGHQWAAGGALTAADAETAAGSPAEGPRQLATAGLAALAQGTEGV, encoded by the coding sequence ATGAACTGCAGCGAGAGCCAGAGGCTGCGAACCCTCCTGAGCCGCTTGCTGCTGGATCTGCATCACCGGGGCAACGCCAGTGGCTTGGGTACCGGCCCCGGCCCCAGCATCGGCATGGGGGCTGTGCCTGACCCCTTCTTGGACCGCGAGGTGACCAGTGCCAAGGGCGACGACGCCTATCTCTACATTCTGCTCATCATGATCTTTTACGCCTGCCTGGCGGGAGGCCTCATCCTGGCCTACACTCGCTTCCACAAGCTCGTCGAGGCCAAGGATGAGCTGTCCCAAGCCTGCCCGGGACACCAGTGGGCCGCGGGAGGCGCCCTGACCGCCGCCGACGCCGAGACTGCAGCGGGCTCGCCGGCTGAGGGCCCCCGCCAGCTCGCCACCGCGGGACTGGCCGCCCTCGCTCAGGGCACCGAGGGAGTCTAG